In Parageobacillus sp. KH3-4, the genomic window CACGAATCGGTTGCACAAAATTCATTGTTTATACACCTCGATTCGGAGAGCGAAAGCGAGCTTATAAAAGGCACGTGACTTTATGCGATAATACTTGCGCTCGCTCATGCCGAAATCATTGTAAATTTCATAATCATATACATCTTCTTCCGTCATATAACGCCGGATAAGAATCGCACGTTCCCAGTAGCCTAAACGATTCACTGCCATCGCTATCCGCTTAATATATTCGCTGCGTTCTCGCTCATAGTCCGCATTACTAATAGCTATTTCTTCGGTTGAGGAATGGAATTTGTTTGTATTGGAAGGTGGAACAAGCGAATACTGTTGGGTAACTTTAGGCAGTTTGTCTAACGACTGTGTAAGTAGAAAAACACGATATTTTTCCAGTGCCGCTTCGACTGCCTTTTTTGTAGCGTCACGGTCAATCTCAGGTAAGACAAATTCTAATTGTTTTTCCATTTTCTCAACCTCCGAAATGAATGATTAATGCTGGCGAAAAGCGCCGCCTTTGGCACGACGATAAACCGGACGATGAACCCCCATCAGTTCTCTTAGCTCCCGCTCGGTAAATCGTTCTTTGGAGCGCTTCGATTTAGGTTCTTTCTTATGCTTATCTGTTCGGAACATCTTGTTCGCTTTCATCCATTTTTTCAATTGCTGCTGAATGGTTCTCATGGTATATTCCTCCCATCATTTTTGCTGCAAAAGAAAAGAGGACACCAATCATACAGAGATAGCCATGCTACTCTGCACAATCAGTGTCCTCACGCTCTCGGTCTTGGACATATTTAGTTACTCATATTATATCAAAATATAAAAATAGCAGTAACAAACTAAGAAGCGAATTATCCAACTGCCTTCTGTAGCAATATTCTAAATGTTTCCCTTCCTTTTGGTGTTACAAGAGTTTGTACATCCGCTCGCCCGTTCCGTTCCCATTCTTTTAATTCGAATAGCGACGGAACGTATTGGGCATATGGCTTTAATTTTCCTTTCTGATCGCGATAAATATATTTTTTATTGAGGAGCCATTCTATGAAAGCCTTTGGCTTCACTTTTAACTCCTTTGCTGTATCACGAAAATTAGTCAACAAACGCCGATCCACAAGCGCATCAAAATACTCCGCTTTTGGTCGCATGACTGCTATCTGTTCATTTTGCTTCCTTACAATTTCTAATGTAGAACGAAATAAAAGCTTCGTTTGTTCATCAGCATGTTTTAGATATGTTTCAATGAATAATTCATCATTTGCCACATATCCCCCGGTTTTTCGAATCGTCGGAAGGACTTCCTCAGCCACCCAATCACTAAATTTTTCTGCTTCTGGTTTATTACTACGAAAGACTAATTTATAAACACCTGCTTCATTGATTGCTGCCATTTCCTGCGGTCCCCCAGGGGTGTCCACTTTTACCGACCCCCTTTGTCTATCACTCAAACGACTAATAGCGTCCCTATGTTTTGCGATACCCAATACTTCACAAACATCTTTCGCTACAAACCACACATTCCCATCTTTTATAATAGTTCGCACTTGGTGACCGCTGTAAGTAAATACTTGCTGCAGATAATTCATTCGTTCTCTTTCCTCCTTAAATTCCTTTCTTGGAAACACAACTGTCATTTTGTTTCGTATAATCATCGTACTGTGTACTAATCTTGATACCAAGTAAGCACAATTCCCTTTTCTCTTTTTTCTTCACATTTAATAATGTCTTGTTCCCTAACACTTTCACCATTAACAACTAATCCTATTGCTTCAACCATTGTTTCGGCTAAAACTACCGACCTAGCTAAATCTCCACTATGAAAATATTCGATTTTCCAAACTTTCATATTAAATCCCCTTCCTTCACATTATGTGTCTGTTGCGCAACACAATGCTTATTTTGTTTCCTAAAATAGCGTCTGCTGAAAATATCCTTGCTCGGCCGCAACCGGATTAACCCAAAGTACTTCTGTACGTTTCGCACCCGCTTCGGCAAGGACCTGAAGTTCATCTCTATACCAATGTTTTAGCCTCTCTTCATAAATAGGATGAGAATATCCCGATAACAGTACAGGTCCCGGATGTTTATCTAAAACTTCCAGTAATTCTATGTGATCCTCAATTGTCATTTCGTGCTTATAATGTCGCTTTGTTCTAGTCTCGATGATATATGGAGGATCGGCATAAATTAAAACCTCTTTTCTTTTGTACCGTTTAATGAGCTTTACAGCTGGTTGATTTTCAATCTGTGCATCCTTCAATCGCTTTGCTACAAGTAATATTTTCTCAGGCAGCTTATTCCACTCTTTGGTTTTAAGATGATTTTTCGGATTTATATTACTTCTCCATCCGGTCCGATCACTTGTTTTTGCACCAATCGCTTGGCAGCAACGTACAAGAAAACGGCGAGCCAATTCCAATTCATCTTCCGTGTTGTCATCGTAACAATCGTAATATTCTTCCCTGGACAGAGGAGTAAAATAAATTTTTTCTGCCAGTTCCTCTGGCCGATCCCTAATCACACGAAACAAATTCACAACGTTGCTATCAATATCGTTAATTGTTTCTATCTGAGAAGGTATTTTGTTGAAAAAAACTGCTCCGGATCCAAAGAACGGCTCCAGATAGACTTCATGTGCCGGCATGTGCTCGATGATCCAATCAGCCATACTCCATTTGCTTCCCGGATAGTGCAATATTCGTGGAACACCCATACATTTCGTTCCTCCTTTCGTTAGGAAACATAATCACTCTTGTGTTTCCCTCACTACTTCAAAAACTCGTAAATATCTGTTTGTCCTTCTGGAACCATGAATTGCTGTGCTTTTGTTTGTATGCGTAATTCTCCAGGCGACACTTCGCAAAGCGCTTTGTCCGTCTTACAAACGGGACATCGCAGAAGATGATGTTCTTCAAAACTTTGCGAAACAGCGAATAAAACATCACATTTTTGGCATTCGTAAACATGAACGAGAATTTTCACCTCAAAACAACTCGCTTTCCTCATATTTGATTCGGGCAGTTTTCCCTTTTGCCGTTTCAATGATCGTAAAACCATGCTCAACCGCTTCCGCTACTTTCGCTTTTCCTTGCACGCCATCGATGACAAGCACAAGTACTTTTCCCGGAACAACAGGATGGGAAACGGTCATGCTGTTTATATCAATCTGTAATTCTTGCGCTCTTTTGCTCACCAGAATCCCTCCGTGGTATAATAGTAATGTGCGGTCAGGAGAAATCCTGGCTTTTATTTTTTTATGTTTAATGATTTAACATGTACCATCCGTAAAACATTGCAAGTACGATAACAATTCCGAATACCCATTTCAATAGAGGCGGCAGTGATTCCAAAATGATGACTGCACCAAAAAATATCAATGCAATGATCGATAATAATGTGAGCGCTACTAAAACGATTAATATTTCTATCACAGTCATCTCACCACCTATCAAGCGCCTATTTGCCCTGTACAGCGTTTTTTCTCGTTCCAATAAATTATTTTACATTCTCACGAAAACGCTCGAAATTTGAAGCGAGATAGGCATCACTGCTTTACTTTCTCGATTCTCAAAGTATAGTTTTCAGCAAGTTCAATACGCTTTAAACTATCATCTATCCAAACTTGAAATTTTTCTTCCGGCATCGGACCGCATTCCGGACATGGTGCGAAACCAACGGAAAAACTATTAATCTCGTGTACTACATGAGTGCCGTTGCAAAGTTTACACATTTGCTAACCCCTCCAATCTATGATTTAGTTTGATATCCCTCGGGATAACGACTGTATAATCCTGGCACATTTGAAATATCCGAGTACCAAGCGCTTCATCCACTTCTATGAGCTCTTCAACCGTCAGTTCCGAAGAAATCAAAATCGGTTTGTGATTAAGATAGCGATAATTGATCACAGAATAGGTTTGTTCTACCTGCCATTCCGTAGCCCTTGGCTTCCCTTTCACCGGCTTGAACAAATCATCAATGAAAAGCACATCCACTTGCTTCATACGCTCCAGCTTTTCTTCTAGCAGGTCAAAATCGTCTTTCAGATCACTGAAACCTTCCACGTATGGGAAATACAGAACCGACACTTGAAGCTTTTTCATTAAGTTATTTGCAACCGCCATGAGCAAATGCGTTTTTCCTGCCCCTGGCTGCCCTAGTAAAGCAATGCTGTTTTGTCGTTTATGGCGGATTTCTTGGAAATCCTGAAAATATTCCAATGCGCATTCATAAGCATCAATAATGACTTGGGGCTTGCCTTTCGTAATAAAATTCTTGAAGCCCATTTTTTTGAATTCGTCCGTAATCTCGCTGGCTTTCATTAGCCTTTCGATGCGTTTCCGTATTACGCATTCACACTGCCGGGAGTATGTATCCCGCCATTGCCAAGCATCCTTCGGTGAACAAACCTTTCCAGCAAAAAAATCAGCTTCTGGAACCATTTCTACGGGTACGAGAGTCTTGAAGGCTGGATCCTCTACCCATTCTGTTTTGTAATGGACACGGTAAATAACAACCCCTTTGTCATTGCAGATCGGGCATTCAGGCTTTTTTTGTTCGAATCCGTCCAACGCGGCCGCCGGTGATTGACTCAACATTCTGTTTTGCAGATCGACCATTACCTGGTCGATACTGGTGAATTTTTGCTCCATGGTTCCCCTCCTTTGCCTTTTCAATAGATTCATAATGTTTGTCCAAGATATAACCAACGCAGTAAGAAAGACTGTTTATCCGGTCTCTAGTATGTTTTGGTTTGTAAGTATCGAACCGTTCTTTTAACCAAACCAATGCGTTCTCCAGTGGTACTCCAGCAGAAAGAATTTCTCTCGCGGCATTTTCATCAAGTGGTGAAAAAGAAGTTCCATAACCTCGTAATTGGATAAAACGATCTAAAAGAATCTTCACTGCTTGTTCAGAAGTATGTGATATTTCTCCCGCACTTGCGGAATCGCCACTCAATGGGCCGGTCGTAGGCACCCCGTCACTTTCTTCTGAACCGCGCGTATGCGTATTATAAGCAGCAGCATATATATCATTCTTTATACATTCTTTATCATTATTGTTTATATCCGCGAGGTGTTCCCTGTCTGTTACCTTACTGTTACCCTCATTGGTTTTTTCATTGTCTAACACTTGATATGACTGGTTTTTCGGTGTTTCCAAGCTGTTACCCTGATGATGTTTTTTGTCATGTTCGGGTGTTTCTGAGGTGTTACCCTCACCGTCATTCAGTTGATACAAATCCCAATTTATCAAGGTTATCAGTGTATATTGTCTGTTACCCTTACCGCGATCTATTTTGATCATGGACTGTTTCTCAAGCCAATCTAAAATAGTAGAAACTGTTTTGGGGTTTGGTTCTTTCCATTTCACCCCCTCGTACCATCCAACATTTTTTGCAATTTCTCTAACCGATGTCAGATGTTGGCCGGGCTTTATCGTCAAAAAGGTTCCATCTTTCATTGGAATTTTATTTTCTTGATGATTCACCTTGTATTTGAGATATTGCCAAATTCTATGGTAGAGAGGGGGCATCATCCATATTGCGCTGTCAAGTTCTTTCCTATAATCTTTGATATATCCATGCAAGGAAGACCCTCCTCATTTTTTTAAGGGACGAAAACCATTTTCCCGGTTAGCTCCATAATCTCTTGCTTAAACTGTTGAGCGTCACTGTTATTGTCTGATAAGTGAAGCAGCCATATTTCTTGTACTTTAGATAGATCATTTGCCTTCAAAAATTCTTTCACGTTCTCTAAAGAAAAGTGTGATCTAAGCAACCTTTTTTTCATAACTTTTGGAACCCGTCCTGCAGCAATATTCTCGTTTAGAATGGCTAACGAGTAATTGCATTCGACCATAATATGTGTGAGATCAGGAAACCGGTAGCGGATATAGTACGTATCCGTTGCGAACAAAAGTTTTTCACGCTGTTGGTTCATCAATAGATATCCAATCGGTTCAGATGAATCGTGTTGAACATCAAAAGGAAGAATAGTCCAAGAACCAATCGTGAATTGTTTTTTAGCTTCGACGGTTTTAATACGATGATGTTTTATATCAATTGCTCCTGCAGTACCGGCTGACATGTAAACATTGATTCCGGCCTTTAACACGTCATTTATTCCTTTGCAATGATCTTGATGTTCATGAGTAATTAAAACGCCTTGAATATCTGAAGTCCGGAAATTTAACCTTTTACGAATATTTTTAAATGGTATCCCTGCTTCCAGGAGCAAGGGAGTTTGCCCGTCCGTAACGTAATAACAATTTCCCTTGCTCCCAGTAGCAAGTGCTTTTATCTCGATCATTTAAAATCCTGGTCCTTCTGTGATATTTTCAAATTGCATTTGTTCCTGCTTTTGTTCTTCTAACGTTTCTTCGTTTGGAAGAACATTAGCCGGTTTAGGATCAGGCTGATCAATTACTTCAACTTCCTGTGCTTCTTCATATTCCACTTCTTCAAAATCGAGTTCTTCCTGATTGGCGTTTTCCTCAATCTCTTTTCGCACTCGGATGTATTCCTGATCCGTATTTTCTTCATAGATCAACCCTATATAGGCATTCCCAAAATCCTTTGGTATTTTTTTCACTATGTTATTTCTCATTTTTCGAATGATCATGCTTTCTCGGCTTTGCGGATCCTTCCATGCTGGACTGATATATT contains:
- a CDS encoding ArpU family phage packaging/lysis transcriptional regulator; the encoded protein is MEKQLEFVLPEIDRDATKKAVEAALEKYRVFLLTQSLDKLPKVTQQYSLVPPSNTNKFHSSTEEIAISNADYERERSEYIKRIAMAVNRLGYWERAILIRRYMTEEDVYDYEIYNDFGMSERKYYRIKSRAFYKLAFALRIEVYKQ
- a CDS encoding phage antirepressor KilAC domain-containing protein, with protein sequence MNYLQQVFTYSGHQVRTIIKDGNVWFVAKDVCEVLGIAKHRDAISRLSDRQRGSVKVDTPGGPQEMAAINEAGVYKLVFRSNKPEAEKFSDWVAEEVLPTIRKTGGYVANDELFIETYLKHADEQTKLLFRSTLEIVRKQNEQIAVMRPKAEYFDALVDRRLLTNFRDTAKELKVKPKAFIEWLLNKKYIYRDQKGKLKPYAQYVPSLFELKEWERNGRADVQTLVTPKGRETFRILLQKAVG
- a CDS encoding DNA adenine methylase; the encoded protein is MGVPRILHYPGSKWSMADWIIEHMPAHEVYLEPFFGSGAVFFNKIPSQIETINDIDSNVVNLFRVIRDRPEELAEKIYFTPLSREEYYDCYDDNTEDELELARRFLVRCCQAIGAKTSDRTGWRSNINPKNHLKTKEWNKLPEKILLVAKRLKDAQIENQPAVKLIKRYKRKEVLIYADPPYIIETRTKRHYKHEMTIEDHIELLEVLDKHPGPVLLSGYSHPIYEERLKHWYRDELQVLAEAGAKRTEVLWVNPVAAEQGYFQQTLF
- a CDS encoding XtrA/YqaO family protein — translated: MSKRAQELQIDINSMTVSHPVVPGKVLVLVIDGVQGKAKVAEAVEHGFTIIETAKGKTARIKYEESELF
- a CDS encoding ATP-binding protein → MLSQSPAAALDGFEQKKPECPICNDKGVVIYRVHYKTEWVEDPAFKTLVPVEMVPEADFFAGKVCSPKDAWQWRDTYSRQCECVIRKRIERLMKASEITDEFKKMGFKNFITKGKPQVIIDAYECALEYFQDFQEIRHKRQNSIALLGQPGAGKTHLLMAVANNLMKKLQVSVLYFPYVEGFSDLKDDFDLLEEKLERMKQVDVLFIDDLFKPVKGKPRATEWQVEQTYSVINYRYLNHKPILISSELTVEELIEVDEALGTRIFQMCQDYTVVIPRDIKLNHRLEGLANV
- a CDS encoding MBL fold metallo-hydrolase, with the translated sequence MIEIKALATGSKGNCYYVTDGQTPLLLEAGIPFKNIRKRLNFRTSDIQGVLITHEHQDHCKGINDVLKAGINVYMSAGTAGAIDIKHHRIKTVEAKKQFTIGSWTILPFDVQHDSSEPIGYLLMNQQREKLLFATDTYYIRYRFPDLTHIMVECNYSLAILNENIAAGRVPKVMKKRLLRSHFSLENVKEFLKANDLSKVQEIWLLHLSDNNSDAQQFKQEIMELTGKMVFVP